In one window of Gossypium hirsutum isolate 1008001.06 chromosome A01, Gossypium_hirsutum_v2.1, whole genome shotgun sequence DNA:
- the LOC121214799 gene encoding uncharacterized protein codes for MPRIPSRRRIRAKIAEDVKHVDCQNRDRERGKNKKDSGPSSSVQRLKKKGRFDGECLRQSNQMQASALGSTQPQRVVQQPPRGHGVAKEVQGTVFLADLMELLFGEFDLILGMDWLVRHWASLAYVTKRVFLRTEDDKEVVVIDEHRDYLSNVEFGIELLPSMAPVSIASYRMAPNELTELKAQLQEFLDQDFIRPSVSPWGVPILFIKKKGRSLRMCIDYRQLNKLTVRNKYMLPRIDDLFDQFRGASVIISILWKGFFFNSAPLSKLLRKGVPFVWIDTQEEIFEKLKLVLTQAPILIQPKFEYHPSKANVVANALSHRAMSDLRVMFVCLSLFDNGSLLAELQVNLTWIEQIRDRQLRDETLGLRFRQIGSGTIADFGLNSDDLKRHEIEYSVRDFVFIKVSPWKKVLRFGQKSKLSYRFIGLYWVLKRVGLVAYQLELPPELDRFQDVFHISTLRWYHSDPSHVVSVEEIEEKALNVNFNPFVLVVLNEVFRRWFW; via the exons atgcctcgtattccatCCAGGCgtaggatacgg GCAAAGATTGCTGAGGATGTTAAGCACGTGGACTGCCAGAATAGGGATAGAGAGAGGGGTAAGAACAAGAAGGATTCAGGGCCCTCAAGTTCTGTGCAGAGGCTGAAGAAAAAGGGCAGATTTGATGG AGAGTGTCTACGGCAGTCAAATCAAATGCAAGCGTCAGCATTGGGTTCTACGCAGCCTCagagggtagttcagcagccacctaggggtcATGGAGTGGCTAAGG AGGTGCAAGGTACTGTTTTTCTGGCAGACCTGATGGAGCTTCTGTTTGGGGAGTTCGatttaattctgggtatggattggttggtcaGGCACTGGGCTAGTTTGGCCTACGTAACTAAGAGAGTCTTTTTGAGGACTGAGGACGATAAGGAGGTGGTTGTGATTGACGAGCATAGAGActacttatctaat gttgagtttgggattgaacTTCTTCCGAGTAtggctccggtgtccatcgcttCCTACCGAATGGCACCGAATGAGCTaacagagcttaaggctcaacttcaagaaTTTCTAGATCAAGATTTCATCCGTCCTAGCGTGTCTCCGTGGGGAGTACCAATTCTATTTATTAAGAAGAAGGGTAGGAGCTtgaggatgtgcattgattatcgacagctAAATAAGTTGACCGTGAGGAATAAGTATATGCTTCCGAGGATCgacgacctgtttgatcagtttcgagGGGCTTCT gttattatcagcATTTTGtggaagggttttttttttaattcagctCCTCTTTCTAAACTTCTAAGGAAGGGTGTCCCTTTTGTCTGGATTGATACACAGGAAGAAATTTTTGAGAAACTCAAGCTTGTTCTGACTCAGGCTCCTATTCTAATACAGCCTAAATTTG agtatcatcctagtaaggctaatgtggtagccaaTGCTCTAAGTCATAGAGCGATGTctgatttgagggtgatgtttgtTTGCCTTAGTCTGTTTGATAATGGGAGTTTACtagccgagttgcaagttaatCTGACTTGGATTGAGCAGATTCGAGATAGACAGTTAAGGGATGAGACTCTGGGTTTACGGTTCCGTCAGATTGGGAGTGGTACTATTGCTGATTTTGGGTTAAACAGTGATG atctaaagAGACATGAGATCGAGTACTCTGTGAGGGACTTTGTGTTTATTAAGgtctctccgtggaagaaagttttgaggttCGGTCAGAAGAGTAAGCTGAGTTATAGGTTTATTGGACTATACTGGGTTTTGAAGCGTGTGGGACTagttgcttatcagttggagctaccccCTGAGCTAGACCGTTTTCAAGATGTATTTCACATCTCGACGTTAAGGTGGTACCATTCTGATCCTTCCCATGTTGTCtcggttgaggagattgag